GCTTCATCGCGGCGGCGTCGGCGAACTTGCCTCCCGCGGCGTCCCGGACGTAGAAGGAATCCGCCGCCGTGACGCCCTGCGTGGCGACGAGCGCCGTCCGGATGTCGAGCCCCTCCTCCCCGAACACGCGCGTGATGCGGTAGAGGAGCCCCGGGCGGTCCTGCGCCGTCACGTCGACCACCGTGTCGCTCGCCGAGAGATCGTTGTCGAACTCGACGGCGGCGGGCACGGGGATCGCCTCCCTGGCGAGCCGCCGCCAGCGGGAGACG
The Candidatus Krumholzibacteriota bacterium DNA segment above includes these coding regions:
- a CDS encoding ACT domain-containing protein produces the protein VSRWRRLAREAIPVPAAVEFDNDLSASDTVVDVTAQDRPGLLYRITRVFGEEGLDIRTALVATQGVTAADSFYVRDAAGGKFADAAAMKRVRRRLVDALASS